From the genome of Bactrocera oleae isolate idBacOlea1 chromosome 2, idBacOlea1, whole genome shotgun sequence, one region includes:
- the prd1 gene encoding uncharacterized protein prd1 isoform X3 encodes MESPLCAVADLDRKAQPSKSGSKFDNSSTIEKMNSSMNSTLDDTTPSDSGVQLLDSESSEFMVESITSQTGFEFEEIKSGNVQERSDSYEQVAVVAPSIPNVKERHFVSSVFEEIVAGFDTNFNVTTTDKTHNSEANVPIEDAMTTSTCSTFDTTENIVYRRKARKASTTPKAPKKRVSFHEDILKNTRTDNIHIEHGFITYKSGRKALQHIGVSGRYSWCSEGDAGATGGAAAQSELCAHTHEDEVDQNRCEQRRRCVVYRNACSDVLDYGNSDVYDMEEQKALQYDNSGVFEYMPKERDGASDGAGVGHGAEGQQVLYRCSCSSSNSSLDSDENDKNSNRQQYGQAKSSSCDCIGMSNANNNIIGDNCYFSEPNIDNLNENNPKKSVWNKEKKPKSSCLKKPKRNTNIIYEQDLSTRVKKFNVHDMNQLIDNSSKMIIGSLKSIFTMPLPERGVPEGSEDLQSVVECVPELEQATPEHKAKPLAESLFAPPSPPLKQKPFLSKSLDGSKKSQGVKKFVHNVDEQLRRKNDEEIYAPTRQSSAEKSAITETPSRVLQRQEEIDADQRPDLVGTFTQNQLVDKPTDVDATKQLPAAADKPSQFRNKFIVNCESTVFEHTGVSYCYDTNEMLELDLDTASNTPGSIASSLLLESETPIGQPEPDHLRSAFSAAPIAKTFSNFFRSFNKDSVATPSTKKSSATKNVINVVEDTQRAGAANNSLPKIQQNSFNEATDLKQPLKHPLPNTFSSSTISDLTNSSACSLPQAQSKATTSSSLNVGSVGNNSNNSLAIGQDLRGNVEKQQRHLPSPLKKRASGGNLATQPQRYGTSLVGGGNMALCHPEPTLLSPDIFNLGSTPVLANSTPVGSGGGSAGGYIGVRGNGGRDSKSTILSEEFDDIITITTDTDKNESDIVIVDYPSETSERQLMNDYANLLKPPQPNNAKTSLINRFLRNVTQKKILESSIRKNNFFADKLRSEQKLFSGNLYVPGVRPKNYELIDDLNAEIAMEIEMSGANSPRHELAQIENLPGDVARFELGIGEISIDIFNGNYLHILRDPAEQLMKVFKLYTGYSREGYMTPVLVFLTDRTLYVTDLVRNRLCSKFVLAYVELDVILMGPFGNTVLLSNSARDMQQVLLAGGPYPADGLVANLEMCARRSGSSLPAVGQLSFAHLAPLQAFVRENSSVGATDTWMYYAVVNVPAGVLGSEQEPLGPHIKGFLMHRRIKDHQASNSARHIWNPGYFLLKAGVLYMFNDSTQKIPSWAVALAECQGARRSLKAGRPHCFEIILKGQLLQLAAPDEYVASEWLQALLQTASGLFEMQEKHKTLGCTLVVTQHHLITLREDFSAPLKQIKLHTADTENTQNVASCGKDFPARVNDEYSLTAGETGSMLSSAMSTPTRFAPRSCSSVNSTPTKLSQLSQSTTTCADNTTHSISTNATTTNATSLATTTNYSRQIPTECAMQTETRYSNMYSVYGKDSGLEILTCADIKEMTGIKIPSHNDTWWCVLEFSCQEVRDSTDDLVVFFASSSEMQRFLRLLEQLWQAKNNDLFPITVLDEDDLIAEQCTTLYMDINRAWEPLLSAAMGYPL; translated from the exons ATGGAATCACCGTTGTGTGCTGTCGCTGATCTGGATCGAAAGGCGCAACCAAGTAAATCTGGCAGCAAGTTCGATAATTCTTCTACGATTGAAAAAATGAATTCGAGCATGAATAGCACATTGGATGACACAACGCCAAGTGATTCTGGAGTGCAGCTGCTTGATTCTGAATCAAGCGAATTCATGGTAGAATCTATTACCTCACAAACTGGTTTCGAATTTGAAGAAATCAAATCAGGCAATGTACAAGAACGTAGCGATAGTTATGAGCAAGTTGCTGTAGTTGCACCGTCAATCCCAAATGTTAAAGAACGTCATTTTGTTAGCTCAGTATTTGAGGAAATTGTAGCCGGCTTTGACACAAACTTCAATGTTACAACAACTGACAAAACGCACAATTCAGAAGCGAATGTTCCCATTGAAGACGCCATGACTACAAGCACCTGCTCCACCTTTGATACTacagaaaatattgtatatcgGCGTAAAGCGCGCAAGGCATCCACTACACCTAAAGCGCCCAAAAAACGAGTATCCTTTCATGAAGACATACTCAAAAATACTCGCACCGACAATATACATATTGAACATGGCTTCATTACCTATAAGTCTGGCCGCAAAGCGCTACAACATATAGGAGTATCGGGACGCTATTCTTGGTGCTCAGAAGGAGATGCAGGTGCTACAGGTGGTGCAGCTGCACAATCAGAACTGTGTGCACATACTCATGAAGATGAAGTGGATCAAAATAGATGCGAACAAAGACGCCGATGTGTTGTCTATCGTAACGCATGTTCAGATGTACTAGACTATGGCAACTCGGATGTATACGATATGGAGGAGCAAAAAGCATTACAATATGATAATTCTGGTGTTTTTGAATATATGCCAAAAGAACGTGACGGTGCTTCTGATGGTGCTGGTGTAGGACATGGTGCTGAGGGGCAACAAGTGTTGTATCGGTGCTCTTGTTCTAGCTCGAATTCCAGTTTGGACTCGGACGAAAATGATAAAAACTCAAATAGGCAGCAATATGGACAAGCGAAAAGCAGTTCATGCGACTGTATTGGCATGAGCAACGCGAACAATAATATTATCG GCGATAACTGTTACTTCTCTGAACCGAACATTGATAACCTAAATGAAAATAATCCGAAAAAATCGGTGTGGAACAAGGAGAAAAAACCGAAATCAAGCTGCTTAAAGAAACCCAAACGAAACACCAATATCATTTACGAACAGGATCTAAGTACACGcgtcaaaaaatttaatgtgcaCGATATGAATCAATTAATCGACAACAGTAGCAAAATGATTATTGGTTCATTAAAAAGTATATTCACTATGCCGCTTCCAGAGCGCGGTGTACCCGAAGGTTCTGAAGATCTCCAGTCAGTTGTAGAATGCGTACCAGAATTGGAACAAGCAACACCGGAGCACAAAGCGAAACCATTAGCTGAATCATTATTTGCACCGCCTTCGCCACCACTTAAGCAAAAGCCTTTTCTAAGTAAAAGCCTTGATGGCTCTAAAAAGTCGCAGGGCGTTAAGAAATTCGTACACAATGTCGACGAGCAATTGCGTCGTAAGAATGACGAAGAGATATACGCACCGACACGTCAAAGTAGCGCAGAAAAATCCGCTATTACCGAGACACCCAGTCGAGTGTTGCAGAGGCAGGAAGAAATCGATGCAGACCAACGCCCCGATCTAGTGGGTACCTTCACACAAAACCAACTCGTCGATAAACCTACAGATGTTGACGCGACAAAGCAGCTGCCGGCGGCTGCTGACAAACCGTCACAATTTCGCAACAAATTCATTGTTAATTGTGAGAGCACAGTTTTCGAGCACACAGGTGTATCATATTGTTACGACACAAATGAAATGCTCGAACTTGATTTGGACACAGCTAGTAATACGCCTGGAAGTATTGCGTCGAGCTTgttactggaaagtgaaaccCCCATTGGACAACCGGAGCCCGATCATTTACGTAGTGCTTTCAGCGCTGCGCCCATAGCAAaaacattttcgaacttcttTCGCAGTTTTAATAAAGATTCAGTCGCAACACCCAGCACTAAGAAATCTTCAGCgactaaaaatgtaattaacGTTGTGGAAGATACACAGAGAGCAGGCGCTGCTAATAATTCTT TAcccaaaattcaacaaaattcatTCAACGAAGCCACCGATCTAAAACAACCTCTTAAACATCCATTGCCAAACACGTTCTCATCGTCTACAATATCCGATCTGACCAATTCTAGTGCATGCTCATTACCGCAGGCACAATCGAAAGCAACAACCAGTTCGTCACTCAACGTTGGCAGCGTAggtaataacagcaacaatagtTTGGCTATAGGACAAGATTTGCGTGGCAATgtagaaaaacaacaacgcCACTTGCCCTCGCCACTGAAAAAGCGAGCAAGTGGCGGTAATTTAGCTACACAACCGCAACGCTATGGAACAAGTCTTGTTGGCGGTGGAAATATGGCGCTTTGTCATCCCGAACCAACATTGCTCAGTCCGGATATTTTCAATTTGGGCAGCACTCCGGTCCTAGCAAACAGCACGCCTGTTGGCAGCGGTGGAGGCAGTGCTGGTGGCTACATTGGCGTACGCGGTAATGGTGGGCGCGATTCGAAGAGTACTATACTCAGCGAGGAATTTGATGATATTATAACCATAACAACGGATACGGATAAAAATGAAAGTGACATTGTCATCGTAGATTATCCGAGTGAAACGAGTGAAAGGCAATTAATGAATGACTATGCGAATCTCTTGAAGCCACCGCAACCAAACAATGCGAAAACATCGTTAATTAATCGCTTCTTACGTAATGTAACACAGAAAAAGATACTCGAATCTTCGAtacgcaaaaataatttctttgctGACAAATTACGTAGTGAGCAGAAACTCTTCTCTGGCAATTTATATGTACCAGGTGTAAGGCCTAAAAATTATGAACTGATTGACGATTTGAATGCCGAAATAGCGATGGAGATCGAAATGTCGGGTGCGAATTCGCCGCGGCACGAATTAGCACAAATTGAGAACCTACCGGGCGATGTGGCACGCTTTGAACTTGGTATTGGTGAAATATCGATTGATATATTTAATGGAAACTATTTGCATATACTAAGAGATCCTGCAGAGCAGCTTATGAAG GTCTTCAAATTATACACCGGCTATAGTCGTGAAGGCTATATGACACCGGTTTTAGTTTTCCTTACCGATCGCACATTGTACGTAACGGATTTGGTGCGCAATCGTTTATGTTCGAAATTCGTGCTCGCCTATGTCGAGCTGGATGTGATATTA ATGGGTCCCTTTGGCAATACGGTGTTACTCAGCAATAGCGCACGCGACATGCAACAGGTATTGTTAGCTGGTGGCCCGTATCCCGCTGATGGTTTGGTAGCAAATTTGGAGATGTGCGCGCGTCGCAGTGGCTCTTCACTACCTGCTGTCGGACAATTGTCGTTTGCTCATCTTGCACCACTACAAGCATTTGTACGGGAAAATTCATCGGTTGGTGCAACAGACACTTGGATGTACTATGCGGTGGTGAATGTTCCAGCTGGCGTCCTAGGTAGTGAGCAAGAACCCTTGGGACCGCACATTAAAGGTTTTCTCATGCATCGACGCATAAAAGATCACCAGGCGAGTAATAGCGCCAGGCATATCTGGAATCCCGGTTATTTCTTGTTGAA GGCTGGTGTTTTATACATGTTTAATGACTCAACTCAGAAAATACCAAGCTGGGCTGTGGCACTCGCTGAATGTCAAGGTGCACGTCGCTCTCTCAAAGCTGGGAGACCACATTGTTTCGAGATCATTTTGAAGGGTCAACTATTGCAATTAGCCGCACCGGATGAGTATGTAGCCTCGGAGTGGTTGCAAGCGCTGTTGCAAACTGCGAGTGGT cTGTTTGAAATGCAGGAAAAGCATAAAACTCTTGGTTGCACGCTAGTAGTGACACAGCATCATTTGATAACTTTGCGTGAAGATTTTTCGGCGCCATTAAAGCAAATTAAGTTACATACAGCTGATACAGAAAATACGCAAAATGTAGCAAGTTGTGGCAAGGATTTTCCAGCTCGCGTCAATGATGAATACAGTCTAACAGCAGGCGAAACAGGAAGCATG CTAAGTTCAGCAATGAGCACACCAACCCGTTTCGCACCAAGATCTTGCTCATCAGTGAATTCAACACCCACTAAACTTTCCCAATTATCACAGTCTACAACCACATGCGCCGACAATACCACACATTCAATTTCTACAAATGCCACCACCACCAATGCCACATCATTAGCCACAACCACCAACTATTCACGACAAATTCCGACGGAATGTGCTATGCAAACGGAAACTCGTTACTCCAATATGTATAGTGTGTATGGGAAAGATTCTGGTCTAGAGATACTCACCTGTGcggatataaaagaaatgacGGGCATTAAAATACCATCGCACAATGACACATGGTGGTGTGTGCTGGAGTTCTCTTGCCAAGAGGTGCGGGACAGCACCGATGATTTGGTGGTCTTCTTTGCGAGCAGCTCGGAAATGCAACGTTTCTTACGACTGCTCGAGCAGTTGTGGCAGGCAAAGAAT aatGATTTATTCCCAATAACGGTGTTGGATGAGGACGACTTAATAGCTGAGCAATGCACCACGC